In a single window of the Nodularia spumigena CCY9414 genome:
- a CDS encoding metal ABC transporter ATP-binding protein produces the protein MRTVNFPLKAHSVYSMQDNHTPTSPSINIAHVGVHYRTDEALRDVNCIVKASRITGIFGPNGAGKSTLMKAMLGLVPLSSGTVLYEAKPLMQQLEKVAYIPQRSQIDWTYPATVWDVAMMGRVKKTGWLRSFSAVSRQETKNALKRVEMFAHCDRPIGELSGGQQQRVFLARALAQQADIYCFDEPFVGIDQKTQAVIFAVFHELAAAGKIVLVVNHDLGESITHFDDLILLNRELIATGLRQQVLTKENLYRAYNGQVMYFDNAA, from the coding sequence ATGAGAACTGTTAACTTTCCCTTAAAAGCCCATTCTGTCTACTCCATGCAAGACAACCATACACCCACATCTCCAAGTATTAATATTGCCCATGTCGGGGTGCATTACCGGACAGATGAAGCTTTAAGAGACGTTAACTGTATTGTTAAAGCAAGTAGAATTACTGGGATTTTTGGACCGAATGGAGCGGGAAAAAGTACCTTAATGAAAGCCATGCTGGGCTTAGTTCCTCTCAGTAGCGGTACAGTGCTGTATGAGGCTAAACCTTTAATGCAGCAACTAGAGAAAGTTGCATATATCCCACAGCGTAGTCAAATTGACTGGACTTACCCGGCGACAGTTTGGGATGTGGCGATGATGGGAAGGGTAAAAAAGACAGGTTGGTTACGTAGCTTTTCCGCAGTTAGTCGCCAGGAAACCAAAAATGCCCTCAAACGTGTGGAAATGTTTGCACATTGCGATCGCCCCATAGGAGAATTATCCGGAGGACAACAGCAAAGGGTATTTTTAGCCCGTGCGTTGGCACAGCAAGCAGATATATACTGTTTTGATGAACCATTCGTAGGTATTGACCAAAAAACCCAAGCGGTGATTTTTGCAGTCTTCCATGAACTGGCGGCGGCTGGTAAAATTGTCCTAGTAGTTAATCACGACTTAGGCGAATCTATTACCCACTTTGATGATTTAATTTTACTGAATCGGGAATTAATTGCTACAGGTTTACGGCAGCAAGTTTTGACAAAGGAAAATCTCTATCGTGCCTATAACGGTCAGGTAATGTACTTTGATAACGCTGCGTAA
- a CDS encoding type II toxin-antitoxin system HicB family antitoxin, with product MKKLIRLNIEKFTEDGQDYFVATSDDIQGLVAEGRTLQEALEIAEDVAQVLLDMEKGKNASLNLKDLPSQFEYPLIMEV from the coding sequence ATGAAAAAATTAATTAGACTGAATATTGAAAAATTTACTGAAGATGGGCAAGACTATTTTGTGGCTACTAGTGATGATATCCAAGGTTTAGTAGCTGAAGGTAGAACACTACAAGAAGCATTGGAAATTGCTGAAGATGTAGCTCAGGTGCTATTAGATATGGAAAAAGGAAAAAACGCTAGTTTGAATTTAAAAGACTTGCCATCTCAATTTGAATATCCTCTGATTATGGAGGTCTAA
- a CDS encoding nitrilase-related carbon-nitrogen hydrolase, which translates to MADNTDKIESFRALALQVKCHAVNLAGDSEALRRNRQATRLLMLNSIKRLEQQIAASIAFIGLDCRLIVLPEYFLTGFPMGEALAVWGEKACLEMAGAEYEALSKIAQKHQIFLAGNAYELDPNFPGLYFQTSFVIDPSGEIILRYRRLNSLFTPTPHDVWDKYLDCYGLEGVFPVAKTAIGNLAAIASEEILYPEVARCLAMRGAEIFLHSTSEVYDNTLTPKDAAKISRAVENMAYVVSANTAGIDNIPIPVASADGGSKIIDYRGKVLAQAATGESMAAFAEIDLAALRRDRRRPGLNNLPSRQRFELYAQSYSQSHFYPANTMLNQEVDRKHFIETQQKTIERLAKLGII; encoded by the coding sequence ATGGCAGATAACACTGATAAAATTGAATCATTTCGAGCCTTAGCGCTGCAAGTTAAATGTCATGCAGTCAATTTAGCAGGCGATAGCGAAGCGCTCCGTAGGAATCGCCAAGCAACCAGGCTATTAATGCTAAACTCAATCAAGCGCTTAGAGCAACAAATTGCTGCTAGTATTGCCTTTATTGGCTTAGACTGTCGTTTAATCGTCTTACCAGAATATTTCCTCACAGGTTTCCCAATGGGGGAAGCGTTAGCTGTGTGGGGAGAAAAAGCCTGTTTAGAAATGGCGGGTGCTGAGTATGAAGCCCTAAGTAAAATTGCCCAGAAACATCAAATATTTTTAGCTGGTAACGCCTACGAACTCGACCCCAATTTTCCGGGATTGTACTTTCAAACCAGCTTTGTGATTGACCCCTCTGGTGAGATTATCTTACGCTATCGACGGCTAAATTCCTTATTTACGCCTACACCCCACGATGTTTGGGATAAGTATCTCGATTGCTATGGTTTAGAGGGAGTATTTCCCGTTGCAAAGACAGCAATTGGTAATTTAGCAGCGATCGCATCAGAAGAAATTTTATATCCAGAAGTAGCGCGGTGTCTAGCAATGCGGGGCGCAGAAATTTTTCTCCACTCCACATCAGAAGTATATGATAATACATTGACCCCTAAAGATGCAGCGAAAATCTCTCGTGCCGTAGAAAATATGGCTTACGTAGTCTCAGCTAATACAGCAGGTATAGATAATATTCCCATTCCCGTCGCTTCGGCAGACGGTGGTTCTAAAATCATTGATTATCGGGGAAAAGTCCTAGCACAGGCAGCTACAGGCGAGAGTATGGCAGCTTTTGCCGAGATTGACTTGGCAGCATTACGACGCGATCGCCGTCGTCCAGGGTTAAATAATTTACCATCACGCCAAAGATTTGAGCTATACGCCCAAAGTTACAGCCAGTCACACTTTTACCCAGCAAACACCATGCTGAATCAAGAAGTAGACCGCAAACACTTCATAGAAACGCAACAAAAAACCATTGAACGTTTAGCCAAATTGGGCATAATTTAA
- a CDS encoding metal ABC transporter substrate-binding protein: MKAITQSKARSYWQAVVGVLLGISLAGCNQVDSNRISGGIDDKAQVVATSTIIADLAEEIGGEEIQLTGILEPGVDPHIYEPTPADSRVLETADLILYNGYNLEPGLINLMNAAGEKARKVAVGEVVKPLQLDGYEGKVVPDPHVWGNVENAIAMTNIIRDELIKLSPTDEAEFTQRASELTQELQQLHNWINQQIQTIPADKRQLVTTHDAFQYYGNAYGLAIAGTLIGISTEEQPSAQTVTRLVESIKTNNVPAIFAETTINPALIKTVAQEAGVKLAPRELYADSIGEKGSEGDSYIKMMAANTRTIVEALGGKYTPFQPTN; this comes from the coding sequence ATGAAAGCAATTACTCAATCAAAAGCTAGATCATATTGGCAAGCTGTGGTAGGAGTTTTGTTAGGAATTTCCCTCGCAGGGTGTAACCAAGTAGACAGTAACCGCATATCTGGGGGGATAGATGACAAGGCGCAAGTAGTTGCAACTAGCACCATTATTGCTGATTTAGCTGAAGAAATTGGGGGAGAAGAAATTCAGTTAACTGGTATTCTCGAACCAGGAGTTGATCCTCATATTTATGAACCGACACCAGCAGACAGCCGGGTTTTAGAAACAGCCGATTTGATTTTGTATAACGGCTACAACTTAGAACCAGGACTGATTAATTTAATGAATGCGGCTGGTGAGAAGGCGCGGAAGGTAGCGGTGGGGGAAGTGGTCAAACCTTTACAGTTAGATGGATATGAAGGAAAAGTTGTCCCAGATCCTCATGTTTGGGGTAATGTAGAAAATGCGATCGCCATGACAAATATCATCCGAGATGAGTTAATTAAATTATCCCCCACAGACGAAGCGGAATTTACTCAAAGAGCGTCAGAATTAACTCAGGAATTACAGCAGTTGCATAACTGGATTAATCAACAGATACAAACAATTCCCGCAGACAAACGCCAACTTGTGACAACTCATGATGCTTTTCAATATTATGGTAACGCTTATGGTTTGGCGATCGCCGGCACATTAATTGGGATTAGCACAGAAGAACAACCCAGCGCCCAAACAGTAACGCGTTTAGTAGAGTCAATCAAAACCAACAATGTCCCCGCAATTTTTGCCGAAACGACAATTAACCCAGCCTTAATTAAAACCGTTGCTCAAGAAGCAGGTGTAAAATTAGCACCCAGAGAACTATACGCTGATTCCATTGGCGAAAAAGGCAGCGAAGGCGATTCTTACATCAAAATGATGGCAGCGAACACCCGCACCATTGTAGAAGCATTAGGGGGCAAATACACCCCATTTCAGCCCACAAATTAA
- a CDS encoding type II toxin-antitoxin system HicA family toxin has product MGRLAGFSYREVTRKFRTLGFEFYRSAKGDHEIWFNAETNQKTTIPHHREIKEGTLRNILKQAQVDIDIFLEI; this is encoded by the coding sequence ATGGGTAGATTGGCAGGTTTCTCTTATCGAGAAGTGACGCGAAAATTTAGAACATTAGGTTTTGAATTTTATCGTTCAGCTAAGGGAGATCATGAAATTTGGTTTAACGCAGAAACTAATCAGAAAACAACCATTCCTCATCATCGCGAGATTAAGGAAGGAACGCTGAGAAATATTTTAAAGCAAGCTCAAGTGGATATCGATATATTTTTAGAAATTTGA